A segment of the Vibrio sp. YMD68 genome:
TCAGCTGGCAGACAATACACCATTTCCATTTTCGCATTACGAGTACGCACGGCACCAAACTTGGTGAGCATGCGAGAAACCTTGGACTGATTGATATTCTCGAAACCCTCATTTCTCAAAGCATCAACAATATCGCCTTGAGAGCCAAATCTTTCTTCTTTCAATAGGGATTTGAAAGCTCGGACTAAATTATCTTGTTTCTCTGTATTGCGCATGATTTAGATTCTATGATTGGTCTGATAGTGAATATCTTCGCATAGCTATGCAGAATAATCCAAACCTTAGCCATTAATTCTGTCTAAGCGGTCACTGAACACTATTTTTCGATTGAGCCAAATTTAGGCGATAAGCCTTTGTCAATTAAGGTTATTAAATGCATAATTGGCGGGGCTTGTAGCACGTTTTTATTGAGTTGCGCTAGGTCGCAAAGATGACGTTAATCGATTGTAATCAAGATATGAATAATATATTTTTTATTCTAACAATCACAAAATCCCCTACATAACATTTATAAGAGATCCAATCTCAAGGAGACAACAATGAAAGTAGCCGTAATTGGTGCCGCTGGTGGCATTGGCCAAGCTTTAGCCCTTCTTCTTAAAAACCGCCTTCCAGCGGGTTCTGACTTAGCTTTGTATGACATTGCTCCTGTTACACCAGGAGTTGCCGCGGATCTGAGCCATATACCGACACCTGTTTCTATTAAAGGATATTCAGGTGAAGATCCGACACCAGCATTAGAAGGGGCTGACGTTGTCCTAATTTCTGCGGGTGTGGCTCGTAAGCCAGGTATGGATCGCGCGGATCTATTTAATGTCAACGCAGGGATTGTAAAATCGCTGGCGGAAAAAATTGCGGTAACCTGCCCAACAGCTTGTGTCGGTATCATCACCAATCCGGTAAATACCACAGTGCCAATTGCTGCTGAAGTTCTAAAGAAAGCGGGTGTTTATGACAAGCGTAAATTGTTCGGTGTCACCACGCTTGATGTTATTCGAAGTGAAACTTTTGTTGCGGCATTGAAAGATAAAGATCCTAGCGATGTTCGTGTCCCTGTTATTGGCGGTCACTCAGGCGTAACCATTCTTCCTCTCTTGTCTCAAGTTGAAGGTGTGGAATTTACTGCTGAGGAAGTTGAAGCATTAACTAAGCGTATTCAAAATGCAGGTACTGAAGTTGTAGAAGCGAAAGCGGGTGGCGGTAGTGCAACCCTTTCTATGGGACAAGCAGCGTGTCGCTTTGGCCTAGCGCTTGTAAAAGCACTTCAGGGTGATGAGTCTGTTATTGAATGTGCCTATGTTGAAGGCTCAGGTGAACATGCTCCATTCTTTGCTCAACCAGTTAAGCTTGGTAAAGATGGCGCAGAAGCTATTTTAAGCTACGGTGAATTGAGCGATTATGAAAAATCGGCTCTAGACGGTATGCTCGAAACGCTAAATGGTGATATTGAGATTGGTATCGAGTTTGCTAAGTAAATAAGTAAGCCCGTAAGTAACTATCACATCATTTGATCATCACTGATGAAGCCGACCATTATGGTCGGCTTTTTTGATCCTGGAACTTAATTCATCCGTATCTATTCTTGTAATACTAATCGCAGTCAGTAAGTGGATAGCAATAGCGGAGGAAAAATATATGGCCAGCGTACAAAAAGGTATGAATGTCGAGTATTTGGGACGTCTAGGAAAAATCTTAGTTATTGATGAACAAGAACAATATGCGTTAGTAGAGACATATAACGAACATGAGCAGTATGCCGTGCCAATGGAAGAGCTAGAAGAAATTGAAGCACATTTACCGCTATCTCTAGAAGCAAGTCGATACTAAATCATCTTCTGAGTGGATATACGCCCTAAAACAAAAGAGCCCGCAGGCTCTTTTGTGACTGATCATGTTTGTGACTGATTATGAAAATGTTCGAGGCAAGAGTCTGCTTATTTAGTGCGCTTAACAGCAAGATGAGCCAACGCAATTAATGCCTTCTTATAATCAGACTCTGGCAGTATAGAGAGTTGCTCGATGGCTTTGTCTGCTTCTTCTAGTGCTTTACTTGTCGTATAGTCTAAGGATCCACTTTGATCCATTGCAGCAAGGATTTCATCAAGACGGTCCATGCCATTCGAATGCTCAATGGCATCGCGTATCATCGCTGCCTGCTGGTCGTTGCCGTGACGCATAGCGTGGAGTAGTGGAAGGGTCGGTTTCCCTTCAGCTAGGTCATCGCCTACATTCTTACCCATCTCTTTACCATCAGAGGCGTAGTCCATCACATCGTCAATCAATTGGAAGGCCGTACCTAGGTATTTACCATAATTTTGTAGCGCTACTTCTACTTCCTTTGGTGCATCATTTAAAATGGCCCCAATTTGGGTTGCCGCTTCAAAAAGGCGGGCGGTCTTTGAGTAGATAACTTGCATGTAGCTTTCTTCAGTGGTGTTAGGATCATTACAATTCATTAATTGCTGAACTTCACCTTCTGAGATGACATTAACAGAGTCACTCATTAATTCGAGGATCCTTAACGATCCTAGCTTGGTCATCATTTGAAATGATCGAGTGTAGATGTAGTCACCAACCAAAACACTCGCCGCATTACCAAATGCCGCGTTTGCCGTTTCTTTACCGCGTCTCATGTCTGATTCATCGACAACATCATCATGCAGCAAGGTTGCCGTGTGGATAAACTCAATGAACGCTGCAGCGGTCGTATGAGCTTCTCCTTGGTAGCCTAAGGCGCGTGCTGACAAAATCGCCAACATTGGTCGTAAACGTTTCCCACCACCACTGACGATATAAAAACCAAGCTGGTTGATTAAAGATACATCAGAGTTGAGTTGGGCTTGAATTGTTTCATTAACTTTTGCCATGTCGTCGGCAGTAAGCGCTTGGATAGCTTTAAAATCCATTATAAATCCGGCTGAGGTTAGACCCTGTAAGGTGTTCTTATCTTCTTTAGTAGTCGAATAATACACTAAAAAACGTTGATTAATACATGACTAAAGGGCATGATTGCCGCACTTTTCTTTGGCGATTAGCTTTTCGCCAATTTTTTATAAATATGGCTTGTCATAGCCGCATGATTCCCGTAGAATCTGCGCCCTATTGATTAGTTTAGCGCACACCCGAGTTGTACAAATAACAACCAAAGGCTGTGCGGAAAAAGCGGAGTAAAATATGTACGCTGTTTTCCAATCTGGTGGCAAACAACACCGAGTTAGCGAAGGTCAAACCCTTCGTTTAGAGAAATTAGACGTTGAAACTGGTGCAACTGTAGAATTTGATAAAGTTCTTCTTGTTGCTAACGGCGAAGAAATCGCTGTTGGTGCACCTCTTGTTGAAGGTGGCAAAGTGACTGCGGAAGTAGTACAACACGGTCGTGGCGATAAAGTTAAAATCGTTAAGTTCCGTCGTCGTAAGCACTCTCGTAAAGAGCAAGGTCACCGTCAGTGGTTCACGGAAGTGAAAATCACTGGTATTAACGCTTAAGTATTAGGAGAGTTTAACAATGGCACATAAAAAAGCTGGTGGTTCTACTAATAACGGCCGCGATTCAGAAAGCAAACGTCTTGGTGTTAAGCGTTTCGGTGGTGAATCTGTTCTTGCAGGTAACATCATCGTTCGTCAACGTGGTACTAAGTTCCACGCTGGCACTAACGTTGGTATCGGTAAAGACCATACTCTTTTCGCTCTTACTGAAGGTAAAGTGAAATTTGAAGTAAAAGGTCCTAAAAACCGTAAATTCGTTAGCATCGAAGGCGAGTAATTAAGCGTTTGCTTAGTTTCTATTAGCTTTCAAGCTGAATTTAAAAGCCCTGCCAATTCGGCGGGGTTTTTTATTTATAGACGTTACATCCTAGACCCTAATAATCACTGGGATTTATGATCTAACGTCTACTAGACTAGTAGTGATTTCCCACGTGCATGAGTGGAGTTTAAAATGAAATTTGTTGATGAAGCAACGGTTAAAGTTGAAGCCGGTGATGGCGGCAATGGTACCGTAAGTTTTTGGCGAGAAAAGTTCATCACCAAAGGTGGTCCTGATGGTGGTGATGGCGGTGATGGCGGTGACGTTTATCTACAGGCTGATGAAAACCTAAACACCTTGATTGATTATCGTTTTCAGCGTTTTTACGACGCAGAACGCGGTGAAAATGGTCGCGGTGGAAACTGTACCGGTAAGCGCGGTAAAGACAAAGTAATGCGAGTACCAGTAGGTACGCGAGCAGTTGATATTCATACCAATGAAATTGTTGGTGAAGTGGCCGAACATGGCAAAAAAATCATGGTTGCTAAAGGTGGCTGGCACGGTTTAGGTAACACCCGCTTTAAATCGTCAGTAAATCGGGCACCTCGTCAGAAGACTATGGGTACCAAAGGTGAGGTTCGTGAACTTCGTCTTGAGCTATTGTTATTGGCTGATGTCGGCATGCTGGGCTTACCTAACGCGGGTAAATCAACGTTCATTCGTTCTGTCTCTGCGGCGAAACCAAAGGTTGCTGACTACCCATTTACGACACTTATCCCTAGCTTAGGTGTAGTGAGTGTGGTTCCTGGAAAGAGTTTTGTGGTTGCTGATATCCCTGGCTTGATCGAAGGCGCAGCGGATGGTGCAGGTCTTGGGATTCGATTCCTTAAGCATTTAGAGCGTTGTCGCGTTCTTATTCACATGATTG
Coding sequences within it:
- the mdh gene encoding malate dehydrogenase, translating into MKVAVIGAAGGIGQALALLLKNRLPAGSDLALYDIAPVTPGVAADLSHIPTPVSIKGYSGEDPTPALEGADVVLISAGVARKPGMDRADLFNVNAGIVKSLAEKIAVTCPTACVGIITNPVNTTVPIAAEVLKKAGVYDKRKLFGVTTLDVIRSETFVAALKDKDPSDVRVPVIGGHSGVTILPLLSQVEGVEFTAEEVEALTKRIQNAGTEVVEAKAGGGSATLSMGQAACRFGLALVKALQGDESVIECAYVEGSGEHAPFFAQPVKLGKDGAEAILSYGELSDYEKSALDGMLETLNGDIEIGIEFAK
- the ispB gene encoding octaprenyl diphosphate synthase, producing MDFKAIQALTADDMAKVNETIQAQLNSDVSLINQLGFYIVSGGGKRLRPMLAILSARALGYQGEAHTTAAAFIEFIHTATLLHDDVVDESDMRRGKETANAAFGNAASVLVGDYIYTRSFQMMTKLGSLRILELMSDSVNVISEGEVQQLMNCNDPNTTEESYMQVIYSKTARLFEAATQIGAILNDAPKEVEVALQNYGKYLGTAFQLIDDVMDYASDGKEMGKNVGDDLAEGKPTLPLLHAMRHGNDQQAAMIRDAIEHSNGMDRLDEILAAMDQSGSLDYTTSKALEEADKAIEQLSILPESDYKKALIALAHLAVKRTK
- the rplU gene encoding 50S ribosomal protein L21, whose amino-acid sequence is MYAVFQSGGKQHRVSEGQTLRLEKLDVETGATVEFDKVLLVANGEEIAVGAPLVEGGKVTAEVVQHGRGDKVKIVKFRRRKHSRKEQGHRQWFTEVKITGINA
- the rpmA gene encoding 50S ribosomal protein L27, which produces MAHKKAGGSTNNGRDSESKRLGVKRFGGESVLAGNIIVRQRGTKFHAGTNVGIGKDHTLFALTEGKVKFEVKGPKNRKFVSIEGE
- the cgtA gene encoding Obg family GTPase CgtA, with the protein product MKFVDEATVKVEAGDGGNGTVSFWREKFITKGGPDGGDGGDGGDVYLQADENLNTLIDYRFQRFYDAERGENGRGGNCTGKRGKDKVMRVPVGTRAVDIHTNEIVGEVAEHGKKIMVAKGGWHGLGNTRFKSSVNRAPRQKTMGTKGEVRELRLELLLLADVGMLGLPNAGKSTFIRSVSAAKPKVADYPFTTLIPSLGVVSVVPGKSFVVADIPGLIEGAADGAGLGIRFLKHLERCRVLIHMIDIMPIDESDPAQNALTIIDELEQYSEKLSEKPRWLVFNKVDLMPEEEADKKIQEIIEALAWEGDYFKVSAINKTGTQELCYKLADFMEELPRELEEIDEEDKVDFMWDDYHKDAMSGDNVVTEDDWDDEDDWDDEEDDGHVIYVRD